A region of the Candidatus Eisenbacteria bacterium genome:
AAGCGCATGCGCGCTTTCTACGAGCGCGAGATCGGGCTCCGCCACGATACGGCGGAAGCCAATTGGACTTCGTATCCGACTCGCGGCGCGTTGCTCGCGCTGCGGCCGGTGTCGCAGGGACACCCGCCCCACGCCGAGATCACGTTTGCCACCGAGGATCTCGAGTCCGCGCTCCGCACGCTCGCCGATCGGGGCGTGAAGATGACCGGCCAGATCCAGATGCACGGCTGGGGCCGTCTCGCGCGGTTCGTCGATCCGGAGGGAAATGCGCTGGCGGTCGCGCAGCCGACGCAACCGATTCCGATGGGCGATGGCCTTCGGCTGGGCTCCGCGGTGATCCACACCCGCGATCTCGCGGCGGCCAAGGCGTTCTACCACCACGTGCTCGGTCTCAAGATCCTGGTCGATTCGCCGTGGTGGGTGGAATTCGATGGCGGCGCCGCTTCACTGGCTCTGCGACCGCGCGCCGAAGGTGGAGAGGAGAAGGACGGCCCGGGACTCTCATTCGGCTTTCGCATGAGCGGATTGATGGATTGGGCGGAGGAAGCCCGCGAGCGCGGGCTGCACTTCGCCACGGCGCCGCGCGACGAGGACTGGGGGACTTTCGCGGACACGAATGATCCCGACGGCAACGAAGTGCGCTTCTACGAGCCGTCCGGCGAGCCGACCCTCGAAGAGGAGCTGGCGGAAGGATACGAGGACGACGGCGCTCCGCATCAGACCGCGAT
Encoded here:
- a CDS encoding VOC family protein codes for the protein MLRLMEVLLYTSDMKRMRAFYEREIGLRHDTAEANWTSYPTRGALLALRPVSQGHPPHAEITFATEDLESALRTLADRGVKMTGQIQMHGWGRLARFVDPEGNALAVAQPTQPIPMGDGLRLGSAVIHTRDLAAAKAFYHHVLGLKILVDSPWWVEFDGGAASLALRPRAEGGEEKDGPGLSFGFRMSGLMDWAEEARERGLHFATAPRDEDWGTFADTNDPDGNEVRFYEPSGEPTLEEELAEGYEDDGAPHQTAIRKPLKKASKAASLVAIKPRYRSKAKPVRKRPSATTTRVASVRGAGPDRTRATPKRTGDEKKAKGKPAIGRLRKAERRSVVRKKTAVATASKGRPVKRAAARKPKRGRQR